The sequence TTGCCGATCTAGATGTGAACCCTTCCTTGGCTTCGTGGTTGCGTCGACTTGGCGCGCGATGGTATCACATCTTTCACCACTGTGCTCCTCCCGCTCAGGCTTCCGACTCGTAAAGagaataatcgtgaatcgtgaagcgtgaatcgcgaGCTCCACTGCTTGCTATCGTGCTTCCTCTCTTCCTTCCTGCTCCCACCTACTTCATATTCATTCCCTCTCTTCCCTCCTCGATTCTTCCGCTCACTTCTCCGAGTCGCCGACGAAAGATCGCATCGCTCTGTGCGCAAGCTCACTATCTCGGTGCCTCTTTCGTCTACCCCGCCATCGTTCGATTGTCGCTTCACAGCGTTTCGACCTTGCTGCAGCACTGTCCATCCCTTCGTCTCGACCTGGACTCGACCAATTACTTGCCCAATCCTAGCATCAATTTGAACTTCAGCACTCACATTACGTCCCGTATCTTGAACACTATCGGCAGTCTCTGTGCGACTTTGCCTTCGACAGCTTGATCACCGCCGGCAGCCTCCACTTTGGccacgcagcagcagacaaGGATTTCTCATTAGCCAATCGAGCCAGGGCTGCAACTGCTTTCCTAGATGACCGCGCTTCGTTCGTGATAAGCTAAATTCTCTGCCCTTCTGTTGCTTCAGGTGCCTGGCATGGTAGATCGCAGAGCGTCCTCCTTCGTCCAACATCGCTCTCCGTCCTTATCGCACTCGACAACCTTGCCTCCTCCGGGGAAACGCAGCGTCAGTGGCAGCGCCAACTCTGGCGCACTCGCTTCCTTCACTCCGAACGACGACTTAGTTCGTGAACCTTCAGATTCGTCCCTGTCGTTGGCGCATGCGCTGTCCGGTCCCTCTCCCGCTGTCCAGGACCAAAATCTCCCCGTGCATTCCAAACCGAGTCCGCCGGCGCCACATTGCTACGCTACCGCCATGTCCAAATTAGATCAGAACGCCTGTCAGAATCNNNNNNNNNNNNNNNNNNNNNNNNNNNNNNNNNNNNNNNNNNNNNNNNNNNNNNNNNNNNNNNNNNNNNNNNNNNNNNNNNNNNNNNNNNNNNNNNNNNNCTTGCGGCAGTCCTTCAAGCGCGTGGAATGCTAGACCACCATCGACCATGgacggcgatgctgtcACTACAGCCTCGGCTTCGAACGTCAGCACGCCTAGGGGTGGGGGGCCACCCTTGATGCCAAGGATACGGCTTCCACTGCGCCCATCTTTACTCCTTCGCCGTTGCTGCCCCAAGATGGTTCTGCCTGGTCCATCGGTCGTCCTGGATCGCTCAGCTGGGCCAATGATCTTGGCGCAAGACCACCACTTACAGAGCTCATCACTGACTCAGCCACGTCGAGCCCGAATGCAGTCAAGCGTGCTACCGCCAACGACTCAACAGCGATTGCGAACACATCCTCCTCTCCCTCTGCCACTGTCAAGGATGCAGCGGCGACCGCTGAGGAGAGCGACAAGCCATCATCAGTCTCGCCCCGCAGCAACAAGAACACAGCCACGACTGTGTCGAAACGTGCGCCGATTCGCTCCACCACGCTAGATCCCAAGCACCTCGCAGCAAACAGAAGGCTCAGCGGCGACAGTGACAACGAGCTGCCATCCGGTCAGGTGGCTGGCGCTGACCAGGACGCAACATTGACCGACGGCGTCAGCTCGCTCACGATTGCCACTGACAACATTGCGGCATCCAATTCTGTGCCACAGCAACACGGTTACCATTCGCCACCCGCGTTCATGGGTCCTTCTCACCACGCCCCTCATCCGACCGCCGCGTTCGCTCCACCGCCTTTCAGCCCCGGCGAAGCTTTCATGCAGCCGTCACCATATCTTGCCGGAAGCGGTGCTCGCTCGCCCGACGGATACAGGCAGGGGTTTGCGAGCGTCGCCAACATGATGCCTGGCATGGCGCCGATCGACATGTCTGGCTACGAATCGTACCGTACCACGCCCGACCCTTACGCGCCCACGATGCCAGGACGTGCGATCTTTGCATCTCCCGGCTCACAGGGCTCCACGCCACAGAGCCCTTCGTTCGGACCGACGCCGCTCGGAGCGCCGTTCAACCCAGCAATGCGCAACGGGGAAGCGCTCTTCTACCCTGGCGTAGTTGCGGGATTCGGCCCTCCACCCACCATGGGCGGAGGTGTGGGTTCGGGCGTGCGTCCAGGTATGGCGCCAGCGCCTGGGCAGTACGGTTTTGGTCCGGCGCAGGGAGGCGTCGATGTACGTTCGTCGCATCTCGTACAGTCGCCCATGATGGCTCCGgggatgccgatgccgatgccaaTGCCGATGGCTGTAGGAGTGGGAATGGGAATGGGAGCGATCATGTTGCCACCAACGAGTTCTCCGATCAACGCTTCGGCAATGAGTTCCGGTGCGCCTGACAgtcgcagctcgccaagtATCTCGCAGTCGTCGGCGTACGCATCAGCACCGCACCGTAGGATTGGCTCGTCGGGCGCCGAGCCGTTCGGTCCCGGTGCGAGCATGTCACCACCAGCTGCGTTTGGGATGAGCGGACAAGCGGGCGCATTCGTGCCTGGTCAAGCCGCGATGCATGGCATGCTGGCTGGTGTACCGATGCACGCTTCCATGATTCCATGGAATGCGCGCTTCCACGATCATGGTCGTGTGGCTACCGGTCCAGGCAGTGTGATGGCTCCGGTTGCAGGATACACACCGATCGACGCGCACTACGCGCGCAACGGTGCGACATTCTACAGCGCTGCACCGTTCCACGCAGTCGGAGCGAACGGCATGGTCGGTGGCAGTAGCGGCGGAAACATCAACGGCGGAGTGGCGGGTGGTTCGCGTAGTGCGCTTCTGGAAGAGTTCCGGAGTCGTCACGCGAAAAACCGCAAGTTTGAGCTTGCAGATATACGCGGTAGCGTAGTGGAGTTCAGTGGCGATCAGCACGGGAGTCGGTTTATCCAAGAGAAACTGGATTGCGCGTCGGCGGAAGAGAGGAAGGCGGTGTTCGAGGAGGTGTTGCCACATGCACGTCAACTGATGACCGACGTGTTTGGGAATTACGTGATGCAGAAGATGCTGGAAcatggcgatgacgagcagcgcgagCGATTGGGACGCGAGATGGAGGGACATGTGctgtcgctctcgctcggAACGTATGGTTGTCGCGTAGTTCAAAAGGCGTTGGATCATGTCTCGGGAGCGCAACGCGAGAAATTCGCGTTGGAACTCGACCGACATCTGATGGAGTGTGTTCGCGATCAGAACGCAAACCACGTAGTTCAGAAGGTGATCGAGCGTGTGGATGCGTCCAAGATCGGGTTTATCGCGCAGGCGTTTGTTGGCAAAGTGTCGGTGCTGGCGTCGCACTGTTACTCGTGTCGCGTGCTCCAACGTGTCTTGGAGCACTGTAGCGATGTGGACGTACGTCCGTTGCTCGAAGAGCTGCATGCGGACATGCTCGCATTGATGCAGCATCAGTATGCCAACTATGTTGTGCAGTGGGTGCTACAGCGCGGACACGTGCACGATCGCCAACGCGTGATAGCCAAGATCAAAGGCTGCGTACTGCGCTTGTCCACACACAAGTTTGCCTCGAACGtggtcgagcaagcgctcAAAATCGCGGCTCGCTCCGACCTCCATGATTTGGTCCAGGAGATCCTGACCCCCACACCGCCCCTGGTCGCCCCTGCCGTCCGCATGATGAACGACCAGTATGCCAACTACGTCCTCCAGCGCTTCCTCGAGTGCGCAACTCCACACCACAGAGCTgcgctcgtccagctccTCGAACCCTCACTACTGCTCGCTAGACGCTCCATCGCTCCCTCCACGCCGTCTGCCGTCCATGCGCCAAAAcacctcgtcgccatcgaaCGCCTTATCGACAGCTTCAACTCTCACCCCGACGCGTAGTCTGCGTAGTCTGTGCTCACCCGCCATGCTTCCTTTCATTAGATCCAATAGACGGTGCACTCATGGCTCTGTTGTGCTCGTGTGCATGTGGACGGTACAAGCGTGTGTTATTCACCATCCTTTAACAACATGAGTGGGCTAGACAACGATCAGAGTGCCAACTACGTCGTGCGCGCTTCCCCGAGTGCGCGAGTCCACACCACGGGCCtcatgcagctcgtcgaaccCTGTACTGGTCGCTAGACGCTTCATTGCTCCATTGCTCCGTCCACGCCGTCTGCCGTCCATGCGCAcacctcgtcgccatcgatcGCCTTATCGACAGCTTCAACTCTCACCCCGACGCGTAGTCTGCGTAGTCTGTGCTCACCCGCCATGCTTCCTTTCATTAGATCCAATAGACGGTGCACTCATGGCTCTGTTGTGCTCGTGTGCATGTGGACGGTACAAGCGTGTGTTATTCACCATCCTTTAACAACATGAGTGGGCTAGACAACGATCAGAGTGCCAACTACGTCGTGCGCGCTTCCCCGAGTGCGCGAGTCCACACCACGGGCCtcatgcagctcgtcgaaccCTGTACTGGTCGCTAGACGCTTCATTGCTCCATTGCTCCGTCCACGCCGTCTGCCGTCCATGCGCAcacctcgtcgccatcgaaCGCCTTATCGACAGCTTCAACTCTCACCCCGACGCGTAGTCTGCGTAGTCTGCGTAGTCTCTGCTCACCCGCCATGCTTCCTTTCATTAGATCCAATAGACGGTGCACTCATGGCTCTGTTGTGCTCGTGTGCATGTGGACGGTACAAGTCTGTGGTTGTTCATGATTCAGCTGATCGGACACGTGCATGTAGGCTAGCGATCAGAGTGGCGCGGCCACTGCGGGGGGTGCGACGGCGTCGTCTTCCCAGCTGTCGTCTTGTTCGGCCTCGTCTATGGCGGGAGGGTGTGCGTGATGTGTGGGGTGTGGGTGCCAAGCGCGCGACGAGCCGAGCGCAGTTGGCGCGCTGTCCGCGCGATGCGATGGGGCATACCTGCGCATCCGCCCGACGCCAAAGCCTGTGATCGGCGGAGGCAGCGTCAAAGGTGCGCGCTGCATTACACGGCGAACGTCTGCACCATCCGAGCCGCCTCGAGCATCCGTGCTCGACAACGTGTCCGAATCCACGCTCCGTTCGCCAGATCGCTTACCCAGCGACCCCGGGAACGGATGCAGCTTGGCGTTGTTTTCCAACTTGTAATTCGCTCGTGTCTTGCGTCGACCCAGCGAGTGTTGCGAAGGGATACGTGGTCCAGTGCTCGTCGTGGAGcgcgtcgagatcggccGAATAAGTCCTCCccctccaccaccaccaatgCTCACCGCACCTGCTGCGCGTATCGTTTCTGCATCGAGCGCCGCCAGACTACTTGGCTGCCGTCCGTTGTTTTCAGCAGCGCTCGCCGAATAGTACCACGAGTAGCCGCTGTAGTACGCTAGCCCCGAAAGCAGCCGTGTGCCATATCCACTAGTtctcgcgctgctgccagtgGCAGGTGCACTGGTGACAAGGTTGCGTTTGATAGCGCGCACTGATCTACGACTCGTTCGATCCAGCTCTCGAAGTGTTTCGACTGCTTTTGTCGACGCTACTGCTGCGCCGCTGTCGCCACCGGGGTTTGGTGCTCCAAGCTCATCGCTCGCATccagcaggagcagcgacgTATTGGCAGTGCTCGACGCAAGCCGCGAGCTGCCattcgagcttgatggATCAGTAAAGCCAGACGACGCCGTCGACTTTTGCTCCGTTGGCGCCCCACCTCCCACACTGTTACTAGTGCCAGCCTCGTTCGGTATCGATCCACGAACAGATATCACGCTCTCCGTGCTTGCAAACACCTCGGCGCGTGCTGCGGACACCGAGATCGATCTAGCCTGTGAGTTAACAGACACTTTGCGACTACGGCGAGAGTCGTGTGTTCCAGATCTCCTAGGTCGACACGATACACCCAAGCTATCGGGATACTTTGCACGTCCCTCGTTCGCTTTttctttggctttggctttctcctccaccacctgTCCGGAGGCACTATCGAACCCTCCTGAAGAACGAGGTGTGGGAGACGATCCCGAAGAATGAGGTGTGGCAGGCTCGGATCGCTCCGAAGGCGTACTCAGCCCATCTAGCTGCAACCCTAAGCTCTCTCGTGCACCAGGTGCCAGGTTGAGTGCAAGAGCATCCGATCCAGCTAGTAGCATTGCACTGACTCGTCGTGCCTGTTCCTTGACCTGCACCTTTCCGTCCGACATAAACGGCATTGACTCGGACAGTGCATCTGCCAGAAGAGCGACCAGCTCCGAACTTTCGTGTGACACAAGCGTTTGCTCCTGACGCACATCAATGCGAGCAAGTGGCGGATTCGATTTCaacgatcgaggcgagaaGCCAGACTGCGAGTTCTGCCTGCGTTCCATCTCGGCGTACAGGGCTGATGAGAGACGCCGCACTTTGCGATCCAGCTCTGGCGCTGTTCGACGGTCGTGATGATTTTCACCGTCCTCGCACGCTTTGCCACGCTTTGCGACATGTGGCCGGCCGCTGCTGTCTTTGGAAGCAGCGTCGCTGCACTTCTCAAGCCTACGTTGGCCACCGTCCAGATGAGCGGCAAAGTACTCGTTCGACAACAGACGTGATCTCTTCTCGGCTGGACTcatcgccaacgctgccaTTGATGGCGAGCTAGGTTCGGCCAGACGGAGGGTGGCATCGCCCGCATCGCctgcatcctcgtcttGTGAGTCGTCCATGTCTTGAAGAATCTCCTGCTGATCACCTGGCGCAAGATGTAATGTGGCGCGTTTGAActgctgtgctgcgagACCATAGACAGGTCGGTCGAACGATCTGCCCTTTGACATGTAATCGCCACGTCCAACCTCCTCAAAGTCGCTAGCAGCCACAGAGCCTGGAACGGTTTCAGTTCCCTCGGATGGCGTCATTGGGAcgaagcgcttcttgaATTTGGATGGAGAAAGCATCGCCGAGGAGGTCAAAGAGGATGCCGAGTACGACATGTGATCGTCAAAGCCCAAGTCCGAGTCTGCCGATGTAAACATGCTAGGGGAAGCCGGAGATGCACTTGCCTGTGATTTGCGCAACACCCTATCTGCAAACGAAGGTGGCGCGAGGCTCTgcaggtcgagcagcaTTGCGGGCCGGGCGAGTGGGCTGCCAGGGGACGTGGGCTTGTCGGGTGAGCCAGGAGAGCCAAGAGCTGTGCGGTCGAGGACTGGCGTTCCAGGCAGCGACGAAGTACGTGGTGGGAGCGCGCTTTTCGGCTGAGCTGGGGGACCCATCCCAAGTTGATCTTCGAAGTCTACGGCGACGCTTTGTGTGGCCTGGTGATTGCAGACCAGGGCCTTGTCTTTGCTCTCTGTGAGTGATGATTCGCAATGGCTCGGCGCGGCAGACATCTCGGGCGCTTGTGGCAGACGAGGGCCAGTCGCCACGTGTTGTGAGATTTGGGACGCTTCTACTCCTGATGCTGGTGCTTTGACTTGAGGAGTCTGGCGAGGTTTGCGAAGAACTCCCTGACCTACCATAGCAGGCAGCGTTCGATGCTTATACCACGTGGCGCCTGCTTGTCCAAGGCCCTCGGCGATAGCGTCGACACCAGGCGACCGACGCGGATCAAAGTCGTGATACAAAGCCGCGGAGACCTGCATGGATTTTGCGACCTTTGCAACAGACGCGATACTCCTGGGCACTAGTGTGGAGGCGACCATCTTGATGACCGAGGCAGGCACCCAAGCGGCCATCTCTCCGAGATCAGAGACTTGGGTGATGCGAATCGCGGGACCTCGCGGGTCGCGAATGGGCACGTAAGCCGGAGAAGGATCGTTGAAATCCAACGCTTGTTGGAGATGTCTGCTGcccgagctgctcgaagaaTTCGGCCTTGCACGACGGCCAAGGGCAAAAAGACCTTTGCGGAGATGTGAGCCCTTGGTCGAAGAGGCCGAAGAAGGACTCTTACCCAAGTCAGAAGCGTTGGAGTGATCAAAGTGGTCTGGACCGCCGTCGTCGCCCAGATCTTCGACCATGAAGCCGCCCGTTctgagctcgaagcggGTGTACCCTTTGCGTGGAGGCAGGCTAGGATCCACGATACTCTGTGAAGTCGAGACGAGTCGGAGCGGACCGCTTGAGGCTGAGGGCGATGGCGTAGAAGGGAGACGAGCGTCGACGCTTAAAAGGACCATGTCTCTGGCTTTGGCAACCATAAAGATGCTTCCGAAGcggagcagctcgacacgAGCAGCTACGGCTCGAGCTGTCTCTGACAGAGTGTTGTTTGCAAATGTCTCTTTGGGATCGGATTTCGACTGAGTCGAAAGCCAACGCTGAACGGCTCCGTACTCGACAGTGGAATCCCACAGTTTGCGGTTCTCTGCACTGGCCATGAGCGACCAGAACTGTCTGGCGGTGACGCCTGGGAGAGTGGACTGAACGCTGAAGAGGTATCGATTGGGGTCTGGATGAGAACGAACGGTGATTGAAGATGCAAATCCGCCCGGCGTGGCTGGCGGGGATGTGGTGGTATAGAGAACGTTCCATTCGGGTATTGGGATCTCTGGCTCGACCTGGTCGAGTGGAGCATGCATGGATGATGAATCGTCATGGTTGCCAAGAGGCAAAAGGTCAGCTGCCTTTGGGTCAGCATAGGAAAGGAACTGATGGAGGACGTAAAGTGACTGGCGCGTCAAATCGGCAgcagagctcgagtcgtcTTTCAGCTCGGCTTGTGATGGCGTAGTGCCtggcttgggcttggcgGGGCGCTGTGCTTTTGGCGGAGCAGCTGATGTGGACGTAGCCGTCGCCGCGGccgtcttggtcgatcTCGAGAAGGCTGGCATATTGTGATGTCAGGAAGGATGGCGAACCAGCCAAGATTGTCCGCTGCGACACTGGGGTGGTCCTCGCCAGAAGCCTAGAGACTGCGCACCAACATGAGGCCGGCGATACTGTGATCCAATGCACGCATTCGTCTTTCCGAGCTGTCGAAAGTGGTGCTGTTGTACGTGTGTATGTTGGCCTAGCCTAGATCCACGTCGTATTTATCGTGTCGCAAAGGTGACTGTAGCGGTGATTGGGAAGCAAATGAGCCAGAGCAGAgtcgacattcgtgattcgtgattccacTCGGGATGTGATACGAGGGCCGAATCCAAGCATAAAGCTCGAGGTGCAAGCAGTGTGTTAGCATGTTTAAAAAAATAGGGGTTAAGCGCTAGTCTTACCcgattcgtgctttgaGCTACAGAGCAGCATTCAAGAGACAGAGACAGAGAGGCATGACGAGTGTGTGTCTGTGTTTGTTTCGGCTGGCCAGGGTCCTCATCAGAAAAACACACACGCGCTTCCatacactcacgactcgtgactctgtgactggGACTATCGAAATTAATCatgaatcaagaatcgtgaattctcGTGACTTTGTGCGTCGTGCGTGCATCGCTTGGTTGCTGACCCCTGTCTTGGTcacgagccacgagctgtAGACTCACGACCGTGCGACCATTATTTCAATGTTAGACTGATTTCAAAACATCGGGTCTCGGACGTCGTGGGTGCAcagaaatcacgaatgcgtCACTCACGGACTGCGTGCACCgcattcacagattcacgtTGGAAGGATGTTGAGAAGAACAACACCTTATTGGGCGGTGCACGCTTATATACTCCTTCTTCCATCCCACGACTCTTTTGACACAGCTGCAAGGAACATCTTTGCATTCTAGATCGCGAATTTGGACCATCGGCTCAACACGACCTTAGCGTCAATCAGATCGCAGCACGATGCaggccgaggtggacgcAACCCAGGACACCGAGTTTCACGATGCGTTGAGGGCGCACGGCATCATCCCGCCCAAACCGCCATCTCGGTCTCCGTCACCAGAGCTTGCCTCAGTGCGCGAGATGCGCACACAGgcgctcaagcaagccacGGTAGACGATCTGGATGTGGAGCTGGAGaacgagctggacgaggaggaggaaaagctgctcgacaagatccgCCGTCAACGCATGTCGCAGCTTCGCGCCGAAACGAAAAAGGCGCGCTTCGGACGCGTATACCCGATAAGCAGACCAGACTATACACGAGAAGTCAccgaagcgagcaagcaaaaTCCTGACGCCGACGCGGACGCGGACGCGGATCCGGATACCTACCAACCTGACGAGGAGCAGAACCGTAAGCACACTcaagcaacagcagcggaTAAGCAGCGTCAAGGCGGAACCGGGGTGGTATGCTTCCTCTACAAGGACGGCATTGACACATGTCGTCTTCTCGCTGGCTACCTTGACACACTAGCTGCCAAGTATGCGTCGACCAAGTTTGTCAGCATCATAGGCGATCAGTGCATCCCCAACTATCCCGACCGCAACCTACCCACTCTTCTCATCTACCGCAACGGcgagctgcatcgccaGATCGTAGGCTTGCGTCCCGAGATCGGGCTGGATGGCATGAAGACCAAGTGCGAAGATATCGAGTTGCTCTTGACCGCAGTAGGTGCGATTCAGAGGTCGAAAGTGCCAGGTGCACCGACGCATCTGGGATCCCAGAAACCGGACACAATCCAAGAAGGCaacg comes from Mycosarcoma maydis chromosome 1, whole genome shotgun sequence and encodes:
- a CDS encoding uncharacterized protein (related to phosducin homolog, likely to be involved in regulation of pheromone response), coding for MQAEVDATQDTEFHDALRAHGIIPPKPPSRSPSPELASVREMRTQALKQATVDDLDVELENELDEEEEKLLDKIRRQRMSQLRAETKKARFGRVYPISRPDYTREVTEASKQNPDADADADADPDTYQPDEEQNRKHTQATAADKQRQGGTGVVCFLYKDGIDTCRLLAGYLDTLAAKYASTKFVSIIGDQCIPNYPDRNLPTLLIYRNGELHRQIVGLRPEIGLDGMKTKCEDIELLLTAVGAIQRSKVPGAPTHLGSQKPDTIQEGNEEEEPEQQGSRHRSIRQKTQEELDDELDWDL
- a CDS encoding uncharacterized protein (related to PUF3 - transcript-specific regulator of mRNA degradation) encodes the protein MVDRRASSFVQHRSPSLSHSTTLPPPGKRSVSGSANSGALASFTPNDDLVREPSDSSLSLAHALSGPSPAVQDQNLPVHSKPSPPAPHCYATAMSKLDQNALDAKDTASTAPIFTPSPLLPQDGSAWSIGRPGSLSWANDLGARPPLTELITDSATSSPNAVKRATANDSTAIANTSSSPSATVKDAAATAEESDKPSSVSPRSNKNTATTVSKRAPIRSTTLDPKHLAANRRLSGDSDNELPSGQVAGADQDATLTDGVSSLTIATDNIAASNSVPQQHGYHSPPAFMGPSHHAPHPTAAFAPPPFSPGEAFMQPSPYLAGSGARSPDGYRQGFASVANMMPGMAPIDMSGYESYRTTPDPYAPTMPGRAIFASPGSQGSTPQSPSFGPTPLGAPFNPAMRNGEALFYPGVVAGFGPPPTMGGGVGSGVRPGMAPAPGQYGFGPAQGGVDVRSSHLVQSPMMAPGMPMPMPMPMAVGVGMGMGAIMLPPTSSPINASAMSSGAPDSRSSPSISQSSAYASAPHRRIGSSGAEPFGPGASMSPPAAFGMSGQAGAFVPGQAAMHGMLAGVPMHASMIPWNARFHDHGRVATGPGSVMAPVAGYTPIDAHYARNGATFYSAAPFHAVGANGMVGGSSGGNINGGVAGGSRSALLEEFRSRHAKNRKFELADIRGSVVEFSGDQHGSRFIQEKLDCASAEERKAVFEEVLPHARQLMTDVFGNYVMQKMLEHGDDEQRERLGREMEGHVLSLSLGTYGCRVVQKALDHVSGAQREKFALELDRHLMECVRDQNANHVVQKVIERVDASKIGFIAQAFVGKVSVLASHCYSCRVLQRVLEHCSDVDVRPLLEELHADMLALMQHQYANYVVQWVLQRGHVHDRQRVIAKIKGCVLRLSTHKFASNVVEQALKIAARSDLHDLVQEILTPTPPLVAPAVRMMNDQYANYVLQRFLECATPHHRAALVQLLEPSLLLARRSIAPSTPSAVHAPKHLVAIERLIDSFNSHPDA